GGGGATGCCGTGGGTCCTGATCGCGGTGATGACGGCGGTCCAGAAGGAGGCCCCGCCGGAGGCCGTCGGCCGGGTGGCGGCGACCGCGAACACCCTGGTCATGGCGCCGAACGCACTGGCGATCGCGCTCGGCGCGGGGCTGGTCGCGGTGACGGACGCCCGGGTACTGCTCCCGCTGCTGGCGCTGGCGGGCGTCGCCTGGGCGGCGGGCCTCGGCTTCCGTGTGGGCAATCGTCCCGCAGGGCGGGACGGGTGGGCACACGGGACGGCGCCCTCGGCGGCGCCTCCGCCCCCTGCTCCCTGACCCGCACCCCAACGGCGCCGCACGACGTGGTGCGGGCTCAGGCGCGGAAGCCTCTGGCGCCGGCAGGGCGCGGGCCCGTTGTGCCCACCCGTTCCGCCCCAGCGGAACGATTGCCCACAACGGGGGCGGCACGAGGCGCCCACAACGGGCGGGGGGGCACCGCCCAGCCGAGTGCGGGCCCCACACGGGCGCGGGCGCGGCCCGCGCGGGGCGGGGGCGGCGCTCAGCCGGGTGCGGGGCCATAACGAGCGGGGCGGGCAGTGGGCGGGGAGCATGGAGGGAGGCGCGCGGGCGCAGTGGGAGGAGGGCAGGGTGACGGCCGGATCCTTCCCTGGGACGACGGGGCGGGCCGGTGTGCCCCTGGACGGCAAGGGACTCCTCGACGTGCTCGGCGTCGCCGCCGTCGTCATCGACGCCCGCGGCCGCATCGTGCTGTGGAGCCCCCAGGCGGAGACCCTCTTCGGGTTCCGCGCCGACGAGGCCCTCGGGCAGTACGTGGCCCGGCTGATCGTCGACGAGGACCACCGCGAGGAGGCGATGCGCCTCTTCGGCGAGGTGCTGCGCGGCGGCACGGCCTGGGCGGGCACCTTCCCCGTACGGCACAAGGACGGCTCCACCCGGCGGGTGGAGTTCCGCAACATGCGGCTCACCGACGACCTGGGCGACCTCTACGCCCTGGGGATCGCCGCCGACGCCGCCGCCGTCGAGCGGATCGAGACCGAGCTCGCGCTCTCGGACCGGCTGGTCTCCCAGTCGCCGATCGGCCTCGCCGTCCTCGACACCGAGCTGCGGTACGTCCTGGTGAACCCGGCCCTGGAGCGGATCAACGGCATCCCGGCCGCGGAGCACCTCGGACGGCGGATCGGCGACATGCTGCCGATGCTCGACGCCGTGACGCTCGACTCCGCGCTGCGCACGGTGCTCAGCACGGGGACGCCGCTGCTCGACCACCCCACGGTGGGGCGGACGCCCGCGGACCCGGACCACGACCACGCCTGGACGGTCTCCCTCTACCGCCTGGAGGGTTCCGAGGGCCGCATCCTGGGCGTCGCGGCCTCGGTGATCGACGTGACCGAGCGGCATCTGGCGGACGCGGCCGCCGACCGGTCCCGGCGGCGGCTCGCGCTCATCGCGGACGCCTCGGCCCGGGTGGGCACCACCCTGGAGGTGGAGCGGACGGCCGACGAGCTGGCCTCGGTCGTGGTGCCGGCGCTCGCGGACATCGCCGCCGTCGACGTCCTCGACTCCGTCCTGGCGGTGCGCAGGCCGGGCGCGCCCGAGGAGGGGCCCGAGCTGTTCCGCGCGCTCGCGGTGAAGGCGGAGGGCAGCACGGAGGCGCTGCCGGCGGCGGACCCGCCCGGGGAAGTCGCGATGTACGGCGCGGACCGGCTGGTCACCCGGTGCGTGCACACCGGTCTGCCGGTCCTGGTGGAGCACGTGGGCCCCGGCGACCTGGCGCGGATCGCGCGGAACTCCGAGGCCGCCGAGCTGCTCGCGCGGGCCGGGGTCCACTCGTACCTGGCGGTGCCGCTGATCGCGCGCGGCGAGGTGCTCGGCGCGCTCGACCTCAAGCGGGACCGCAACGCGCTGCCGTTCGACGGGGACGACGTGCTGCTCGCGACGGAGCTCGCGGCGCGCGCGGCCGTCAGCATCGACAACGCGCGCTGGTACCAGAGCGTGCGGAACTCGGCGGTGACGCTCCAGCGCAGTCTGCTGCCGGGGTCTCCCCCGGAGCGGGCGGGCCTGGAGGTCGCCGCCCGCTACCAGCCGGCGTACGCGTCGAGCGAGGTCGGCGGCGACTGGTACGACGTGATCGCGCTGCCCGACGACAAGACGGCGCTGGTCGTCGGGGACGTGATGGGCAGCGGGATCGACGCGGCGGCGACGATGGGCCGGCTGCGGACGGCGACCTGCGCGTTCGCCGACCTCGACCTGTCCCCCGCGCAGGTCCTGCGGCATCTGGACCGGATCACGGCGGGCCTGGAGCACTACATCGCGACCTGTCTGTTCGCCGTGCACGACCCGGTGCGGCAGCGGTGCCGGATCGCGAACGCGGGCCATCTGCCGCCCGTCCGGGTCCCGGTGGACGGGCCGGCGGAGCTGGTGCGGCTCTCCACGGGGGTGCCCCTGGGGGTCGGCGGCGGCATCTTCCGGACGGCGCGGGTGCCGTTCCGGCCCGGGGACCGTCTGGTGCTCTACACGGACGGTCTGATCGAGACCCGTACCGAGGCGATCGACGATCGGCTCGCCCTGCTCGTACGCCTCCTCGACGAGGCCCGCGGGCCCCTCGAGGAGACCTGCGACCTGCTCCTGCGGGCGCTGCGTCGGCCGGGCGCGCCGGACGACGTGGCGCTCCTGATCGCCCGGAGCACGGGATGACGGCCAGGTACCGGGGAACGAGGCGGGGGCAGGAACGGGGGCAGGCGCACCCGAAAGGGAAGGGCCGGCGGACGGGGCTGCGGAGCGTCGCCGGGCAGGTGTTCGCCCTGGAGGCGCTGATCGCGCTCCTGGTGATCGCGGTGGCGGCGTTCGTGACGTTCCAGCAGGAGCGGCGGGACACCGAGCGGGACGCCCGGATCCGCTCGCTCGCGGTCGCGGAGGGCTTCGCGCACGCGCCCGGCATCGACGCGGCGCTGACCTCGCCCGATCCGACGGCGGAACTCCAGAACCGGGCGGAGGCGACCCGGCTGGCCACGGGCGTGGACTTCATCGCGGTCCTGAGCCCCTCCGGGGTGCGGTACACCGACTCGGATCCGGCGCTGATCGGTCAGAAGGCGAAGGGTGACCTCTCGCGGGCGGCGGTGGACGGCGAGTCGTACACGGAGCTGTTCCGGGGCGCGCCGAACGACGCCGTGCGGGCCGTGGTCCCGGTGGTGGACGCGAAGGGCCGGATCGTCGGCCTGGTCAGCAGCGGCATCGAGGTGGAGAGCATCTCGCAGTCGGTGCAGAAGCGGCTGCCGCTGCTCGTCGGCGCGGCGGGCGGCGCCCTGGCGGTCGCCGTGGGCGGGGCGGCCCTGGTGAGCGGGCGGCTGCGGCGGCAGACCCACGGGCTCGGGCCGGCGGAGATGACCCGGATGAAGGAGCACCACGAGGCGGTGCTGCACGCCGTGCGGGAAGGGGTCCTGATCGTGGGCCCCGACCACCGGCTGCTGCTCGCCAACGACGAGGCTCGCCGGCTGCTCGGCCTGACGGCGGAGGCGGAGCGGCAGCACGTCTCGGAGCTGGGTCTCGATCCCCGTACGGTCGAGCTCCTGGAGTCGGGGCGGGCGGCGACGGACGAGGTGCACCGGGCGGGCGACCGGCTGCTCGCGGTGAGCGTGCGGCCCACCCTGCAGCACGGCTCGGAGTCCGGGTGCGTGATGACGATGCGGGACACCACCGAGCTGGCGGCCGTGACCGGCCGGGCGGCGGTGGCCCGCGGCCGGCTCCAGCTGCTGTACGAGGCGGGGGTGCGGATCGGGACGACGCTGGAGGTCGTACGGACGGCGGAGGAGCTGGCGGAGGTGGCGGTGCCACGGTTCGCGGACTTCGCGACGGTGGAGCTGCTCGAACCGGTGCTGCGCGGGGAGGAGCCGCCGGAGGACGTGGCCGCGTCCACGGAGATGCGGCGGACGGCGCTGAGCGGGCTGCGGCCGGACCAGCCCCTGCAGCCGGTCGGGGACACGATCCACTTCGACGTCCGCAGCACCCCGATGGCGAAGGCTCTGAACGCGGGGTACGCGGTGGTGGAGCCGGAGCTGGCCGGGGCGGAGGGCTGGCGGGCGCAGGATCCGGAGGGGGCGGCGCAGGCCCTCGCGTACGGGATGCACTCGCTGCTCACGGTGCCGCTGCTCGCCCGTGGGGTGGTCCTCGGGATGGCGAACTTCTGGCGGGCGGACACGCCGGAGCCGTTCGGGGAGGAGGACCTGTCGTTCGCGGAGGAGCTGGCGGCACGGGCGGCGGTCGCGATCGACAACGCGCGCCGGTTCACCCGGGAGCACGCGATGGCGGTGACGCTCCAGCGGAGCCTGCTGCCGAGGGTGCTGCCCGAGCAGAGCGCGGTGGAGGTGGCGTACCGCTACCTCCCGGCGAAGGCCGGGGTCGGCGGCGACTGGTTCGACGTGATCCCGCTGCCGGGGGCGCGGGTGGCGCTCGTGGTCGGGGACGTGGTGGGGCACGGGCTGCACGCGGCGGCGACGATGGGGCGGCTGCGGACGGCGGTGCACAACTTCTCGACCCTGGACGTGCCGCCGGACGAGCTCCTCGGCCATCTCGACGAGCTGACGGGCCGGATCGAGGACCGGGAGGTGGAGGAGGCGAACGGCGAGGCGCGGCGGCGGGACGAGGGCATCATCGGCGCGACCTGTCTGTACGCGATCTACGACCCGGCGTCCGGTCTGTGCCAGCTGGCGAGCGCGGGGCATCCGGGTCCGGCGCTCGTGGGTCCCGACGGGCGGGTGGAGTTCCCCGAGCTGTCGCCGGGGCTGCCGCTCGGGCTCGGTCTGGGCGACGTGCCGTTCGAGTCGACGGAGCTGCGGCTGCCGGAGGGCAGCAAGCTGGTCCTGTTCACGGACGG
The DNA window shown above is from Streptomyces vietnamensis and carries:
- a CDS encoding SpoIIE family protein phosphatase — its product is MTAGSFPGTTGRAGVPLDGKGLLDVLGVAAVVIDARGRIVLWSPQAETLFGFRADEALGQYVARLIVDEDHREEAMRLFGEVLRGGTAWAGTFPVRHKDGSTRRVEFRNMRLTDDLGDLYALGIAADAAAVERIETELALSDRLVSQSPIGLAVLDTELRYVLVNPALERINGIPAAEHLGRRIGDMLPMLDAVTLDSALRTVLSTGTPLLDHPTVGRTPADPDHDHAWTVSLYRLEGSEGRILGVAASVIDVTERHLADAAADRSRRRLALIADASARVGTTLEVERTADELASVVVPALADIAAVDVLDSVLAVRRPGAPEEGPELFRALAVKAEGSTEALPAADPPGEVAMYGADRLVTRCVHTGLPVLVEHVGPGDLARIARNSEAAELLARAGVHSYLAVPLIARGEVLGALDLKRDRNALPFDGDDVLLATELAARAAVSIDNARWYQSVRNSAVTLQRSLLPGSPPERAGLEVAARYQPAYASSEVGGDWYDVIALPDDKTALVVGDVMGSGIDAAATMGRLRTATCAFADLDLSPAQVLRHLDRITAGLEHYIATCLFAVHDPVRQRCRIANAGHLPPVRVPVDGPAELVRLSTGVPLGVGGGIFRTARVPFRPGDRLVLYTDGLIETRTEAIDDRLALLVRLLDEARGPLEETCDLLLRALRRPGAPDDVALLIARSTG
- a CDS encoding SpoIIE family protein phosphatase/ATP-binding protein, which codes for MTARYRGTRRGQERGQAHPKGKGRRTGLRSVAGQVFALEALIALLVIAVAAFVTFQQERRDTERDARIRSLAVAEGFAHAPGIDAALTSPDPTAELQNRAEATRLATGVDFIAVLSPSGVRYTDSDPALIGQKAKGDLSRAAVDGESYTELFRGAPNDAVRAVVPVVDAKGRIVGLVSSGIEVESISQSVQKRLPLLVGAAGGALAVAVGGAALVSGRLRRQTHGLGPAEMTRMKEHHEAVLHAVREGVLIVGPDHRLLLANDEARRLLGLTAEAERQHVSELGLDPRTVELLESGRAATDEVHRAGDRLLAVSVRPTLQHGSESGCVMTMRDTTELAAVTGRAAVARGRLQLLYEAGVRIGTTLEVVRTAEELAEVAVPRFADFATVELLEPVLRGEEPPEDVAASTEMRRTALSGLRPDQPLQPVGDTIHFDVRSTPMAKALNAGYAVVEPELAGAEGWRAQDPEGAAQALAYGMHSLLTVPLLARGVVLGMANFWRADTPEPFGEEDLSFAEELAARAAVAIDNARRFTREHAMAVTLQRSLLPRVLPEQSAVEVAYRYLPAKAGVGGDWFDVIPLPGARVALVVGDVVGHGLHAAATMGRLRTAVHNFSTLDVPPDELLGHLDELTGRIEDREVEEANGEARRRDEGIIGATCLYAIYDPASGLCQLASAGHPGPALVGPDGRVEFPELSPGLPLGLGLGDVPFESTELRLPEGSKLVLFTDGLLEDHGRDIDTGLGMLRSTLAQPDRSPEQTCADVLSTLLSPTQRDDIALLVAQTRLLDRDRIAEWEVPRDPSAVSPVRNAAAAKLSEWGLDGLAFTAELILSELITNAVRYGADPVRVRLLHDRTLICEVSDGSSTSPHLRHAATTDEGGRGLYLVAQYAERWGTRYARRGKTIWAELKVGADGSEPVAMAVPDLDALEDLAW